The Raphanus sativus cultivar WK10039 chromosome 6, ASM80110v3, whole genome shotgun sequence sequence CACATGAAACAAAGGTTATTGATCAAATTAATAACCTTTGAGAGGTCAATGGTAACATCCAGATAGTGATCCAGAAAATTTGCATTTTGCTCTGGATCCAGAAGATCCAACAAAGCACTGGCTGGGTCACCAGCATGGCCTCTCCCAAGCTGCCGAggataaataaaaacaaatattatagcAGAGCTAGTAGTATTATGACAATGATGGTGACAAAATTCAAGTAGATAATAACTAACAAGATATTACCTTATCAATCTCATCAGTTAGAATGAGATGATTAGCTATCCCCATGCTGTTGAGTAAACAGAGTAAGAAAGCTTCTTCTTGCACCTGCTGACAAATGGTAAGTGGAAGAATTAAAAGACAAACCACTCAAACCAAATCCATATAGAGATAGCACAAAAACCCACCACATAAATGAGATTAGACCAAAATCTATGAACTTTTTACAAATGATTGAGGTGAAGAGAAGAGAGTCTCACGTAGTTATCGAATGACTCATCGTAGGGGAAACAATAACCACCGGAAACCGGAAACCGCCGAAGGAGTAACGACAACACGCCGAAGAGAGTGGTCTGAGAGAGAGACGCTAGAGAGAGGGACCTGTTccaaagagaagaaacagaacaaaTAGAATATCACTACCTGACACACGACATCAAACAGAACATATCGAAGCAGAAGGAGAAACGACAACATGACTCTGACAACAACAACGAGATACGACTTCGACACACGACATGAAACAGAACAAACTGAAGATCACTACCTTACCAGAGGAAGGATATAGCAACAGCAGCGAGACAGCAACCAGTGTAAGCGGCGGAGACGGTTTGACTTCACCGGAAATCgcccaagagagagagagagagtaacgGCCGCTAGGGtttgtcttcttttttattACCAAATGAAGACTAAAATTGCATTTATATGTCGGGAAACTTATCCGGTTAGGTTAAAAAAATTCTGGTTTTATATTGGTTAgattaaaaaatgttatatgtCGTATAACTTTtctgttttggttaaaaaaaattgatttaattttgGTTAGGCTAATTTATTCTGGTTAATTTTGGGTCAAGTTAAGTTGTTTCCGGTTAGGGAGACTTCGAAAGAAGTCTACAaccattttttcttctttattattttaataatattggtTAAATCAGTCTagtaaaaaatgttatataggttaaaatattttggttaaatcCGGTTAAGTAAAACTGCGTAGACTTCTTcgtatgattttaaaattttatttaaattggaacatttaatttaaaattaaagatatACACGAATAAAATAGACTGTCAAAGACGTCTACAGTTTATAGACTTTATTGTAGGtctacgaaaccctaaaccacaaattTCAAACCCTAAATAGTTTGCTTGATACTCAAAAAGTCTCATTTActgtatcaaatatcaaaattacacaaaatataaactactaAACATTAATAAACAGATTTAAgtcaataaaaccaaaaaaaattaaaatctaaagtcTAATTCTAAAAATCTACCACTAAAAGACCTATCATGTTATAACCTTTTGTTTCTAAACTATGAACAATGTTTATATCATAGATACCAATttagtatatattctttaaaattgttcagttatataaaattttaatatatttactttatactATCCATTATATTGATGATTAGTTAAAATCTatcacaataattatttttaaacaattttaaaacaaaatattagataaaattttggtgTAGACTACACATCAAGTCTACAAATTAGACTTCGCTGGAGGTCTAAAAATATGTAGACTTCCTTCTTCTACATGTAGACTTCCAAAAGGATAGAAACGTAAATACCcttccgtttttttgtttgttcataaggACTAAATGGTATTTTCATCTTCCATTTAGGTTAGTTCTGTATTTGACTGAAATTGGGGTACGCTAATGCATTTGACTTCAATATTTAGGTTGTTTTTAGCAATTCTCCCATTTTTAAAATGCTTACCCATAAAAGACAATTTTTCCGAACCTAGCAACCAGCCTCAGTTTAGCATTATCTTCCTCCTTTCTCTTATTGGCTTGCTCATATGCAAACACAAGGTCATCAGCAACCTTCTCTGCTACTAAGAGCCACCTAGttctgtcttcttcttcgctCTCTTCAGTAATCatatttaacaaatataaacaaaataaaaaccaagCTAAAAAGACTCACTACTGTTGTTCATTTCAACAtcttgatgatgtttgtttCGTCAAAATACATAACACAAACCTTTGTGAAAGTCGTTGTTCAGCAGTACCAAAGCCTTTAGTCCATTTATGCAGCCAGAAGAAGCCGAGGAAAGGGGCACAAGCTCAACAGAAGGAGGAACCTCGTCCTCAATTCCCTTTGAACTAATAAGAAACCATTTGGTGAAGTATTTTCCTGAATAGACAATTCCATGTCCTTGAAAATAGTTACTCTTGAGGTCATCAATGTTCCTTCTGAATTTTGTAAGAAGAGAATCTGGAAAAGGGGAAGGTTGAACTGGATCCTTCAATTTTCGCTTATGTGGAGGAATATACGACATGACTCAACCTGAAACTCAACaacaaaataagaaataaaagatACGGCCGGTTTCTAGAACAACGAAATAACAATGAAATAAGCTAAATGGTAAACCTTGTAAGAAAATTATAGAAAACTGCTGCGGATGTTCAGCGATTGATTACAATATATATCCAGAGGGGGAACGAGCAAAGGAAGTATAAACGAAATACGTTTTGAGATGAGGATGGAAAAGTTGTATCGTCTTCTGATCTTCCTGCCTGCATGCAAATAAAAGCGAACTCTAAGAGTCTCTTCAACTCTCTTGTGACTTAAATcccttttttaattttgaattgaCGCATCGTTTCTTTCAAAACGTTATTAAATTGTGATTGGTATAAAGATCAGTATAGTTATCAAAACATTCTAAAGATCAGTATATTAGAAGTAGTTAAATTGTAAAATGAATGCCTTCGGAGCCGcatgcaaatattcaaatgataaCATTACTTTCCAGTTGTGGTTAAAAACAAGACTATCCataagatttgatgttttcGATTTGGTATGTCTATATTCTGAAGCGATACATAACGTGACATGCATGAGCATTTCAACTGTTATATATTCGGGAGAAAATAGATATAGATGTAATTTTCAACGGTgcacaaaaaaagaagatgtaATTTTcaaccaaaataataataaaactgtTTAAAATGTAATGTTCAACCAAAATAGCCAAGTCACTTATTGACAAAACCGTCC is a genomic window containing:
- the LOC108808781 gene encoding uncharacterized protein LOC108808781 translates to MSYIPPHKRKLKDPVQPSPFPDSLLTKFRRNIDDLKSNYFQGHGIVYSGKYFTKWFLISSKGIEDEVPPSVELVPLSSASSGCINGLKALVLLNNDFHKESEEEDRTRWLLVAEKVADDLVFAYEQANKRKEEDNAKLRLVARFGKIVFYGSLSLASLSQTTLFGVLSLLLRRFPVSGGYCFPYDESFDNYVRLSSLHLNHL